The sequence below is a genomic window from Acidobacteriota bacterium.
AGCCTTGACCATGCGGCGGGTGAAGCTCAGGTCTTCGAGGCTGGGTGAGGGATCCCCGCTGGGATGGGTGTGGAAGAGCAGCAGCGCGCCGGCCCCCCGCACCAAGGCTTCTTTGAGAATCACCCGTGGCTCCACCGAGGTGCGCTGGAGCGTGCCCCGGAAGAACTCCCGCTCTCCCAAAAGGCGATGGCGGGTGTCGAGGAAGAGGCCCCCCATGATCTCCTGGTCCCGGCGGCAATAGCGCAAGGCCAGATAGTCCGCCACCGAGTCCGGCCGCTTCATCAGCTGGCGTTCCGGCAGCTCTTCCCGGGCCAGTCGCCGGGCGATCTCCAGCGCCGCCAGGAGGGTCGCCGCCTTGGCCTCTCCCAAGCCCCGCCGCCGTAGATCGCCGTAGGCCAACCCCGGCAGCCGCGCCAGGCCACCCC
It includes:
- the radC gene encoding DNA repair protein RadC translates to MTHQQLTTIHEMPTQERPRERLLRHGSQTLSEAELLAVLLRTGGRGRSVLEMARELLDEWGGLARLPGLAYGDLRRRGLGEAKAATLLAALEIARRLAREELPERQLMKRPDSVADYLALRYCRRDQEIMGGLFLDTRHRLLGEREFFRGTLQRTSVEPRVILKEALVRGAGALLLFHTHPSGDPSPSLEDLSFTRRMVKACDVMGVPLVDHLILGGAGRWASLRQRKPW